The following proteins are co-located in the Clostridiales bacterium genome:
- a CDS encoding ABC transporter ATP-binding protein produces the protein MNVLEVKNIAQKYQAENGETIAIKDVSFSAAKGEFISIVGPSGCGKSTLLSIISGLLKPTDGEVYVNGSPVLGVTSHIGYMLQNDNLLDWRTIYKNVLFGLEIRKIKTPENVARAEDLLKKYGLFEFRNNYPSQLSGGMRQRAALIRTLAVNPDLLLLDEAFSALDYQTRLTVTDDVYGILKQEQVTTIMVTHDIPESISMSDRIIILTQRPAEIKEIMPITFDMETRTPLSCRNNPSFSRYFNHIWKELSIYE, from the coding sequence ATGAACGTACTTGAAGTCAAAAACATTGCGCAGAAATATCAGGCAGAAAATGGCGAAACCATCGCTATCAAAGATGTGAGTTTTTCCGCAGCAAAGGGTGAATTCATCAGCATTGTCGGTCCCAGCGGCTGCGGTAAATCCACGCTGCTTTCTATTATATCCGGGTTACTGAAACCTACAGATGGCGAAGTTTATGTAAATGGCAGCCCTGTTTTAGGGGTCACCTCCCATATCGGCTATATGCTCCAGAATGATAACCTACTTGATTGGCGTACCATTTATAAAAACGTGCTCTTTGGTCTTGAGATCAGAAAAATAAAGACGCCGGAAAATGTTGCTCGGGCAGAAGATTTATTGAAAAAATATGGGCTTTTTGAATTTCGAAACAACTATCCCTCCCAGCTGTCGGGCGGAATGCGGCAGCGGGCTGCTTTAATAAGAACCCTTGCAGTAAACCCCGACCTTTTACTTCTTGACGAAGCGTTTTCTGCACTGGATTACCAGACGAGATTAACAGTAACCGACGACGTTTACGGCATCCTGAAACAGGAACAGGTTACTACCATCATGGTCACCCACGATATTCCTGAAAGTATCAGTATGAGCGACAGAATCATCATACTCACCCAGCGTCCGGCTGAAATCAAAGAAATCATGCCGATTACGTTTGATATGGAAACCCGGACTCCTTTGAGCTGCAGAAACAACCCCAGCTTCAGCCGCTACTTTAATCATATATGGAAAGAGTTGAGTATCTATGAATGA
- a CDS encoding ABC transporter permease, which translates to MNEVHDKEYIPLSSERTAYLKGLKRTQHLVLAWQIGILLQFIFFWELLARLGFIDSFILSQPSRIASTFISMTQFDLLMHVGVTVYETLVGFVLGVIIGTALAVVLWWSSFISKVSEPYLVVLNSLPKIALGPVIIIIVGAGTEAIIFMALAISLIVTVLEMLNGFRHTNREYIRMASTFGATKGQIFRKVVFPYNISTLFNSLKINIGLSLVGVIAGEFLVSKAGLGYLIVYGGQVFKMDLVMASVIILAIVAALMYQCVVLLQKLAMRWYSH; encoded by the coding sequence ATGAATGAAGTACATGATAAAGAATATATACCGTTGTCCTCGGAACGAACAGCTTATCTGAAAGGGTTGAAACGGACTCAGCACCTGGTTCTAGCATGGCAAATCGGAATTCTGCTCCAGTTTATTTTTTTCTGGGAGCTGCTTGCGAGACTGGGCTTCATTGACAGCTTCATCCTGAGTCAGCCTTCCAGGATTGCTTCCACTTTCATCAGTATGACCCAATTTGACCTTCTAATGCATGTGGGTGTCACAGTGTATGAAACTCTGGTGGGCTTTGTCCTCGGCGTCATCATTGGCACCGCTCTTGCCGTTGTCCTCTGGTGGAGCAGCTTTATTTCAAAAGTGAGTGAGCCATACCTTGTTGTTTTAAACAGTCTTCCGAAAATCGCACTTGGACCCGTCATCATCATTATTGTAGGTGCCGGAACCGAAGCGATTATCTTTATGGCTCTGGCAATTTCACTAATTGTAACCGTGCTGGAAATGCTGAACGGTTTTCGCCATACAAATAGGGAATACATTCGAATGGCCTCCACCTTTGGCGCCACCAAAGGCCAGATTTTTCGCAAGGTTGTCTTCCCTTATAATATTTCGACCCTCTTCAATTCTCTGAAAATCAATATCGGTCTTTCTCTGGTAGGCGTCATTGCCGGAGAATTCCTGGTATCCAAAGCCGGCCTGGGATATTTGATTGTTTATGGCGGTCAGGTATTCAAAATGGATTTGGTGATGGCAAGTGTGATCATTCTTGCCATTGTCGCCGCGCTGATGTATCAATGCGTCGTTCTGCTCCAAAAGCTAGCGATGCGCTGGTACAGTCACTAA
- a CDS encoding ABC transporter substrate-binding protein produces MKISKKILCIGLCILLILPAFAGCRKQEEKTKVTLCEVTHSIFYAPQYVAMNLGYFEDEGIEIELTNGQGADKVMSAVLSDNVDIGFAGPEASIYVYNEGKEDHTQVFALLTQRDGSFLVAREPDPNFTWDKLKGKNILPGRKGGVPYMALEYVIRSHGLDPYTDLTLDNSIQFALMAGAFTSGTGDYVTLFEPTASMLEAEGKGYIVASVGEEAGNIAYTGYFAKKSYIEKNKDLVERFTRAIYRGQKWVANHSAEEIAKAVAPSFPDTDVALLTTVAKRYQEIGAWRDTPMVDEAAYQKLQEVMTSAGELDKEAPFSEVINNSIAEDVID; encoded by the coding sequence ATGAAGATTTCAAAAAAAATCTTATGCATCGGACTTTGCATTCTTCTCATTTTGCCCGCTTTCGCTGGCTGTCGGAAACAAGAGGAGAAAACAAAGGTTACATTATGCGAAGTAACGCATTCCATTTTCTATGCCCCTCAATATGTGGCTATGAATCTGGGTTACTTTGAAGATGAGGGAATCGAGATTGAGCTTACCAATGGGCAGGGCGCAGATAAGGTAATGTCGGCGGTGCTTTCCGATAACGTTGATATCGGTTTTGCCGGGCCTGAAGCATCAATCTATGTGTACAATGAAGGAAAAGAGGATCATACCCAGGTCTTCGCTCTTCTGACCCAGCGGGATGGTTCCTTTCTCGTAGCAAGAGAACCGGACCCGAATTTCACCTGGGATAAATTGAAAGGTAAAAATATTCTGCCTGGAAGGAAGGGCGGAGTGCCTTATATGGCGCTGGAGTATGTCATCCGCAGTCACGGCCTCGACCCCTATACGGACCTCACTTTGGATAACAGCATTCAGTTTGCGTTGATGGCTGGTGCCTTCACCAGCGGTACGGGAGACTATGTCACGCTCTTTGAGCCCACCGCCTCTATGCTGGAAGCCGAAGGCAAGGGCTATATCGTCGCTTCGGTAGGCGAAGAAGCAGGAAATATCGCCTATACAGGCTATTTTGCAAAGAAGAGCTATATTGAAAAAAACAAGGATCTTGTTGAGCGGTTTACCAGAGCCATCTACCGCGGGCAAAAGTGGGTTGCCAATCATTCCGCTGAGGAAATTGCAAAAGCGGTAGCTCCGTCCTTCCCCGATACAGATGTTGCTCTTCTGACCACCGTAGCAAAGAGATACCAGGAAATCGGAGCATGGCGAGACACGCCCATGGTGGATGAGGCTGCCTATCAGAAGCTGCAGGAAGTCATGACCTCTGCCGGAGAGCTTGACAAAGAAGCTCCTTTCAGCGAGGTGATCAATAACAGTATTGCTGAGGATGTGATCGACTGA
- a CDS encoding aspartate kinase yields the protein MGIKVAKFGGSSVSDAIQLAKVKKIVEADPDRRYVVVSAPGKRFNEDNKITDLLYLCKAHIDHNVPYDQVFQVICDRYAAIELNLGVHVNLQGEFEEINRNLKAGASADYIASRGEYLNALITAAYLGYDFVDTAGLVQFDAKGRFQNGKTNDALKEELKKHDKAVLPGFYGTNPDGTIKTFSRGGSDITGSLVARAVDAEIYENWTDVSGFLMADPRIVSNPKPISTLSYKELRELSYMGASVLHEDAIYPVRVADIPINIRNTNEPDDPGTVITAEASAKDDTIITGIAGHKDFTVIGIYKNMMSTERGFVKRLLEILDDYEVPLEHMPSGIDTISVVVSNKKLNGKLEDILEEIQRKLQPDTIDIFENMSLIATVGSGMAKRRGVSAKLFAALSEAGINVRMIDQGSSEMNIIVGVENKDFETAIKAIYHSFVN from the coding sequence ATGGGAATAAAAGTGGCAAAATTTGGGGGTTCCTCGGTATCTGACGCCATACAGCTGGCAAAGGTAAAGAAAATTGTGGAGGCGGATCCTGACAGAAGATATGTCGTGGTCTCTGCTCCGGGAAAAAGATTTAATGAAGATAACAAAATTACAGATTTACTGTACCTGTGTAAGGCACATATCGATCACAACGTACCTTATGATCAGGTATTTCAAGTAATCTGTGACCGGTACGCAGCCATTGAGCTGAACCTTGGTGTTCATGTAAATCTTCAGGGGGAATTTGAAGAAATCAATCGCAACCTAAAGGCGGGAGCTTCTGCGGACTACATAGCCAGTAGGGGGGAATATCTTAATGCACTGATTACTGCCGCTTACTTAGGCTACGATTTCGTAGACACAGCTGGTTTGGTTCAATTTGATGCAAAAGGTAGATTTCAGAATGGCAAGACCAACGACGCGCTGAAAGAAGAACTGAAAAAGCATGATAAGGCTGTACTGCCCGGTTTCTATGGAACCAATCCCGACGGTACCATCAAGACTTTCTCCAGAGGAGGCTCCGATATCACGGGCTCACTGGTGGCAAGAGCAGTTGATGCAGAAATCTATGAGAACTGGACTGATGTTTCCGGTTTTCTTATGGCTGATCCAAGGATTGTCAGCAATCCGAAGCCCATCAGTACACTTTCCTATAAAGAACTGAGAGAGTTGTCCTATATGGGGGCTTCCGTTTTGCATGAGGATGCGATCTATCCAGTCAGGGTTGCGGATATTCCGATCAATATCAGGAACACCAACGAACCGGATGATCCCGGAACCGTCATAACGGCTGAGGCCAGTGCAAAAGATGACACCATCATTACAGGAATTGCAGGACACAAGGACTTTACGGTAATCGGCATCTATAAGAACATGATGTCAACGGAAAGGGGGTTTGTCAAACGGCTTCTTGAGATCCTCGATGACTACGAGGTTCCCTTGGAGCATATGCCCAGCGGCATCGATACCATTTCCGTTGTCGTTTCCAACAAAAAGCTGAATGGCAAGCTTGAGGATATTCTCGAAGAAATACAGAGAAAGCTTCAGCCCGACACCATTGATATTTTTGAGAACATGTCACTGATTGCTACGGTAGGCAGCGGTATGGCAAAGCGCCGCGGTGTATCCGCCAAGCTATTTGCTGCTCTGTCGGAAGCAGGTATCAACGTTCGTATGATCGATCAGGGTTCCAGCGAGATGAACATCATTGTCGGCGTTGAAAACAAAGATTTTGAAACTGCTATCAAGGCGATTTACCACTCGTTTGTAAATTGA
- a CDS encoding methionine adenosyltransferase, protein MKRLFTSESVTEGHPDKICDQISDAILDAIFEKDPHGRVAAETTVTTGLALVVGEITTNTYVDIPNLIRKVICDIGYTKGEYGYDGNTCAVMTAIHEQSGDIAMGVDKALEYKVGSLQDDVEAIGAGDQGIMFGFACNETPELMPMPISLAHKLAKQLTDVRKSGKLAYLRPDGKTQVTVEYEDDKVVRVDTVLVSTQHDEDVTQEQIKKDIIKYVINPIIPDHLLDADTKYYVNPTGRFVIGGPNGDSGLTGRKIIVDTYGGYSRHGGGAFSGKDPTKVDRSAAYAARYAAKNIVAAGLADKCEIELAYAIGVARPVSVLVETFGTGKVSEEKLAELVNKHFDLRPAAIIKDLDLRRPIYRQVAAYGHFGRTDIDLPWEKTDKADLLRQEAQSVIK, encoded by the coding sequence ATGAAACGATTATTTACTTCAGAATCCGTTACTGAAGGGCATCCAGATAAAATCTGCGACCAGATTTCCGATGCGATCCTGGACGCGATTTTTGAAAAGGATCCGCACGGAAGAGTGGCAGCGGAAACGACTGTAACCACAGGGCTGGCTCTTGTAGTTGGAGAAATCACCACAAATACGTATGTTGATATTCCAAACCTGATCAGAAAGGTAATCTGCGATATCGGATACACAAAGGGAGAATACGGCTATGACGGGAACACCTGTGCGGTGATGACTGCCATTCATGAGCAGTCCGGCGATATTGCTATGGGTGTTGACAAGGCTCTGGAATACAAAGTGGGCTCTCTGCAGGATGATGTGGAAGCCATCGGTGCGGGAGATCAGGGAATCATGTTCGGTTTTGCCTGCAATGAGACCCCTGAATTGATGCCGATGCCCATTTCCCTAGCTCACAAGCTAGCAAAACAGCTCACTGATGTGAGGAAATCAGGAAAACTTGCATATCTTAGACCTGATGGAAAAACACAGGTAACTGTTGAATATGAAGATGACAAAGTGGTTCGCGTTGATACCGTTCTGGTTTCCACACAGCACGATGAAGACGTGACCCAGGAACAGATCAAAAAAGATATCATAAAATATGTTATCAATCCAATCATTCCAGATCACCTGCTGGATGCTGACACCAAGTACTATGTAAATCCAACGGGCAGATTTGTAATTGGCGGACCGAACGGAGATTCCGGATTGACAGGAAGAAAGATCATCGTAGATACCTACGGCGGATATTCCAGACACGGCGGCGGCGCTTTCTCAGGAAAAGATCCAACTAAGGTAGACCGTTCTGCAGCTTATGCGGCAAGATATGCAGCTAAGAACATTGTTGCGGCGGGCCTCGCAGATAAGTGCGAAATTGAGCTTGCTTATGCCATTGGTGTTGCAAGACCGGTATCTGTGCTCGTTGAAACCTTCGGAACCGGAAAAGTCTCAGAAGAAAAGCTGGCGGAGCTTGTTAATAAACACTTTGACCTGCGGCCTGCGGCAATAATCAAAGACCTCGACCTGAGAAGACCAATCTACAGACAGGTAGCCGCTTACGGTCATTTTGGAAGAACAGATATTGATCTTCCTTGGGAAAAGACGGATAAAGCAGATTTGTTGAGACAAGAAGCGCAAAGTGTGATAAAATAG
- a CDS encoding transcriptional repressor produces MKFTSDDFAKELKSKNIRLSHQRLKVLEYLSENKCHPTVDQIYTNLLKEIPTLSRTTVYSTLGALADAGMVKAINIEDNEIRYDITVEDHGHFKCESCGSIYDFPADMSHLESEVLNGFKIRDKNVYFKGTCPMCLVNKN; encoded by the coding sequence ATGAAATTTACATCCGATGATTTTGCGAAAGAATTAAAATCGAAAAACATACGGCTCTCCCATCAAAGGTTGAAGGTGCTGGAGTATCTTTCGGAAAATAAATGCCACCCAACAGTGGATCAGATCTACACCAACCTGTTGAAGGAGATACCTACCCTCTCCAGAACCACGGTGTACAGTACACTGGGTGCTTTGGCAGATGCCGGAATGGTCAAGGCGATCAATATTGAGGACAACGAAATTCGTTATGATATCACAGTGGAAGACCACGGACATTTCAAATGCGAATCCTGTGGCTCGATCTATGATTTCCCCGCTGATATGAGCCACCTTGAGTCAGAGGTTCTGAACGGGTTCAAAATCAGGGATAAAAATGTTTACTTTAAAGGTACGTGTCCCATGTGCCTTGTAAATAAGAATTAA
- a CDS encoding rubrerythrin family protein, with protein sequence MENKTQSNLMEAFAGESQANRKYTAYAKKAEAEGKLNAAKLFKAASDAETLHALKHFEVAGKISSTLENLKDAVAGETHEYKDMYPDFVKEAEAEGNKAAVATFTMAMKAEEVHARLYQEALESLDETEEVFYYLCPVCGNIEKAVPERCSICGVPGAKFIKY encoded by the coding sequence ATGGAAAACAAAACACAGAGCAACTTAATGGAAGCTTTTGCAGGAGAATCACAGGCAAACAGAAAGTATACAGCATATGCAAAGAAGGCCGAAGCAGAAGGCAAGCTCAATGCTGCAAAGCTATTTAAAGCTGCTTCCGATGCAGAAACACTCCATGCATTAAAGCATTTTGAAGTTGCTGGAAAAATCAGTTCTACCTTAGAGAATCTCAAGGATGCTGTTGCCGGCGAAACCCACGAATATAAAGATATGTATCCAGACTTTGTGAAAGAGGCTGAGGCAGAAGGAAACAAAGCTGCAGTAGCAACATTCACTATGGCAATGAAAGCAGAAGAAGTCCATGCAAGACTTTATCAGGAAGCTCTGGAATCCCTTGACGAAACAGAAGAAGTATTCTATTACCTATGTCCTGTATGCGGCAACATCGAAAAAGCTGTTCCCGAAAGATGCAGCATCTGCGGCGTACCAGGCGCTAAATTCATCAAATACTAA
- a CDS encoding beta-lactamase family protein, whose translation MIKIKLDEFLEKALANYDLPGLSIGVWTFGSGKRPSEGLLYRGAAGFKDLERGVKLIPEHVFHMASVTKLFVGTSILQLWEQGLLDLDGLLIDYLPWFEMKDDRYRQVTIRHLLSHTAGMPDVKDYGWDRPETDEGALERYVKSPEVRDGSLLWNPGEGKFAYSNIGYEILGTVIASVSGISFEAYVKKHIFDPLEMKDSNLLSFERGIYREDGIWDGNLSIPYEKDPEKQIVRGKHYPYNRAHGPSSTLTSNVLDMEKWAAGHFEYRLLKKETYEKAWEKQALVPNNGEHICLSWFRREQNGHVLYGHEGNDDGFRASFWLCPEKALSIMVCSNISGAPVKKINKQVFDLLCHEA comes from the coding sequence ATGATTAAAATAAAATTAGATGAATTTCTGGAAAAAGCGCTTGCGAACTATGATCTTCCTGGATTGTCCATCGGTGTTTGGACTTTTGGAAGTGGAAAAAGACCTTCGGAAGGTCTGCTTTACCGGGGAGCAGCGGGCTTCAAGGATTTGGAGCGTGGTGTAAAACTGATTCCTGAGCATGTTTTTCATATGGCATCGGTAACAAAGCTTTTCGTTGGAACGTCAATCCTTCAGCTTTGGGAGCAAGGACTCTTGGATTTGGATGGTTTGTTGATTGATTATCTTCCATGGTTTGAAATGAAGGATGACCGATATCGTCAGGTAACAATTCGCCATCTGCTCAGTCATACCGCAGGCATGCCAGATGTTAAGGATTACGGATGGGATCGGCCTGAGACGGATGAGGGTGCGCTGGAACGTTATGTAAAATCACCGGAGGTGAGGGACGGCTCACTTCTTTGGAATCCGGGAGAGGGCAAGTTTGCCTACAGCAATATTGGCTATGAGATTCTGGGGACTGTGATTGCATCAGTGTCAGGAATTTCTTTCGAAGCATATGTAAAAAAACATATTTTTGATCCACTTGAAATGAAGGATTCTAATCTTCTGTCCTTCGAGCGCGGAATTTACCGGGAAGATGGGATTTGGGACGGAAACTTGTCAATCCCTTATGAAAAGGATCCGGAAAAGCAGATTGTCAGAGGAAAGCATTATCCGTACAATCGTGCCCATGGTCCAAGCTCAACGTTGACTTCAAACGTACTGGATATGGAAAAATGGGCAGCGGGACATTTTGAATATCGGCTGCTCAAAAAGGAAACTTATGAAAAGGCATGGGAGAAACAGGCTTTGGTCCCCAATAATGGAGAGCATATTTGTCTCAGCTGGTTCCGCAGAGAGCAGAATGGACATGTTCTTTATGGACATGAAGGAAATGACGATGGATTCAGAGCCAGCTTCTGGCTTTGTCCGGAAAAAGCGCTGTCGATTATGGTTTGCTCCAATATATCGGGCGCTCCTGTAAAAAAGATCAATAAGCAAGTCTTCGATCTGCTTTGCCATGAGGCGTAG
- a CDS encoding aldo/keto reductase, which yields MKYRTFMKTGERISLLGFGTMRLPIVDSDFSNIDEAEAIRMIRSAIDSGVNYVDTAYMYHNGFSEVVTGKALKDGYREKVFLADKMPVWFAKTEQDIEKIFNEQLKRLDVDCIDMYLVHNITGPIWNRVKKFNTLAFLEKKKAEGKIKHIGFSFHDEYPLFEEVIKAYPWDFCQIQLNFMDADFQAGVKGLKLAGSMNIPVVIMEPLKGGKLTDKLPESIQAYWDQAPVKRTPAEWALRWVADFPEVLTILSGMSTREQVEENIRIMNEADPNSLSEKELEIVAKVSGEYNSLIQYSCTGCKYCMPCPVNVNIPETIGYYNDWFLFDGNPKISADFNMWISPKARPSLCVGCKACEGHCPQQLPISEVMKKAATLFEA from the coding sequence ATGAAATATAGAACCTTTATGAAAACAGGGGAAAGAATCTCCTTACTAGGCTTCGGCACCATGAGACTGCCCATCGTTGACAGCGATTTTTCGAACATCGACGAAGCGGAAGCCATCCGAATGATCCGGAGCGCCATCGACAGCGGCGTAAATTACGTAGATACCGCTTATATGTACCACAACGGCTTCAGCGAGGTTGTGACAGGAAAAGCTCTAAAAGACGGATATCGGGAAAAGGTATTTCTAGCTGACAAGATGCCGGTTTGGTTTGCAAAAACAGAGCAGGATATTGAGAAAATATTTAACGAGCAGCTGAAGCGGCTCGATGTGGACTGCATCGATATGTATCTGGTTCACAATATCACAGGGCCAATCTGGAACAGAGTAAAAAAGTTCAATACCCTGGCTTTTCTAGAAAAGAAAAAGGCAGAAGGGAAAATTAAGCACATCGGCTTTTCCTTCCATGACGAATACCCTCTCTTTGAAGAAGTGATCAAGGCTTACCCCTGGGATTTCTGCCAGATACAGCTTAATTTCATGGATGCTGATTTTCAGGCAGGGGTCAAAGGCTTAAAACTTGCGGGTTCTATGAATATTCCAGTTGTCATCATGGAGCCGCTAAAGGGTGGCAAGCTTACAGACAAGCTTCCCGAGAGCATTCAGGCATACTGGGATCAGGCACCAGTAAAAAGAACACCGGCAGAATGGGCGCTGCGCTGGGTAGCAGATTTCCCGGAAGTGCTGACCATTCTCAGTGGCATGAGCACCCGTGAGCAGGTCGAAGAAAATATCAGGATCATGAACGAAGCCGATCCTAACAGTCTGAGCGAAAAAGAACTGGAGATCGTCGCAAAGGTTTCAGGGGAATACAACAGCTTGATTCAGTATTCGTGCACCGGCTGCAAATACTGCATGCCATGTCCAGTAAATGTCAACATCCCAGAAACCATCGGCTATTATAACGATTGGTTCCTGTTTGACGGCAATCCGAAGATCTCTGCGGATTTTAATATGTGGATTTCACCAAAGGCCAGACCGTCACTTTGTGTGGGATGCAAGGCCTGCGAGGGACACTGCCCACAGCAGCTTCCTATCTCCGAGGTAATGAAAAAAGCAGCAACACTTTTTGAAGCATAA
- a CDS encoding ATP-binding protein, whose amino-acid sequence MKLLIIGAGGVGTSAAMIISRAGKEGEWAEKIVVSDYNFARAEEVAKLCGGGRFVAEKINAKDKENMKEVIKKHDITFVMNAVEPDFNENIFDTCLEVGVGYLDCAMTLSKRHPEKPYELAYIKLGDYQFDKHEEWEKAGNMAIVGSGVEPGMADVFARYAAKHLFDTIDEVNVRDGDNYEIPGYEGVAFGFSVWTTIEECLNPPVIWEKGKGWFCTESFSEPEIFNFPGGIGDVEVINVEHEEVLLVPRVIDCNRVTFKYGVPREMRQLLKDLEACGMDSATRMIKVGDSEISPRDFLVKVVPNPIELAPKMVGKGCAGTWVTGTKDGKRRSVYLYQVADNQDCIKKYTTNSVVAQTAVGPVIMMELVAKGIWDIKGVHGPESFDPDPFVERLAKYDFPAGIREMDSEYSDALNEKRLLDALGV is encoded by the coding sequence ATGAAACTTTTAATTATTGGAGCCGGCGGGGTCGGAACTTCTGCAGCTATGATTATTAGCAGAGCCGGTAAAGAAGGCGAGTGGGCAGAAAAAATCGTTGTATCGGATTACAACTTCGCTAGAGCGGAAGAAGTTGCAAAACTCTGCGGAGGCGGACGTTTTGTTGCAGAGAAGATCAACGCAAAAGATAAAGAAAACATGAAGGAAGTGATCAAAAAACACGACATCACTTTCGTAATGAATGCAGTAGAGCCGGACTTCAACGAAAATATCTTTGATACCTGTCTTGAAGTCGGTGTAGGATATCTTGATTGTGCTATGACGCTCTCCAAGAGACATCCTGAGAAACCTTATGAATTAGCATACATAAAGCTTGGTGATTATCAGTTTGACAAGCATGAGGAATGGGAAAAAGCTGGAAATATGGCAATCGTAGGTTCCGGCGTAGAACCAGGCATGGCCGATGTCTTCGCAAGATATGCTGCCAAGCACCTCTTTGATACCATTGATGAAGTCAACGTTAGAGACGGAGACAATTATGAAATTCCTGGCTATGAAGGGGTTGCCTTTGGATTCTCCGTATGGACTACCATCGAAGAATGCCTGAATCCTCCTGTCATCTGGGAAAAGGGTAAGGGCTGGTTCTGTACAGAATCCTTCTCAGAGCCGGAAATTTTCAATTTCCCCGGCGGAATCGGCGATGTAGAAGTAATCAATGTTGAGCACGAAGAAGTACTGCTGGTGCCAAGAGTCATCGACTGTAACAGAGTAACGTTTAAATACGGCGTTCCAAGAGAAATGAGACAGCTGCTGAAGGATCTTGAAGCTTGCGGAATGGATTCGGCTACCAGAATGATCAAGGTTGGCGACAGCGAAATCTCCCCCAGAGACTTCCTTGTTAAGGTTGTGCCAAACCCCATCGAGCTTGCTCCTAAAATGGTAGGAAAAGGCTGTGCGGGAACTTGGGTTACGGGTACAAAAGATGGAAAGAGAAGATCGGTTTACCTGTATCAGGTAGCGGACAATCAGGATTGTATCAAGAAGTACACCACCAATTCTGTTGTAGCTCAGACAGCAGTGGGACCGGTTATCATGATGGAACTGGTAGCGAAAGGAATTTGGGATATCAAAGGCGTACATGGGCCGGAATCCTTCGATCCAGATCCATTTGTTGAAAGACTTGCTAAGTATGATTTCCCGGCTGGGATCAGAGAAATGGATTCTGAGTACTCTGATGCATTGAATGAAAAGAGATTGCTTGACGCTCTTGGCGTGTAA